A region from the Flavobacteriales bacterium genome encodes:
- a CDS encoding ABC transporter permease yields MGVPRMKLLVGIAVTILRAKLRQSIVAAVGVMFSITMFVTLLGFMNGLNDMLDGLILNRTPHVRLYNELKATPEQPIERSIGDTTVHHFIRSVKPKSELPKLRNAVGIMRTLEQDPRVLAVSPRLVAQVFFNVGTTDLNAQVSGIEVEQEVRYYMFADYLVQGESRDLATGNNAVVLGKGLADMMEAKVGDVVQVTTASGDRALLRVSGIFQSGIAEYDKVQCYASIKTVQELLGQPSSYYTDINVKLNNILAAPGVAKELAQRFDVDAVDIETANAQFETGSKVRSTISYAVGVVLLIVAGFGIYNILNMLIYEKLDTIAILKATGFSGGDVRRIFLALSMIIGIVGAAGGLLFGFALQNVVDNIPFVTQALPTVTTFPIDYDPKYYGIAVVFALITTWIAGWFPARKAAKVDPVEIIRGK; encoded by the coding sequence ATGGGGGTTCCACGAATGAAGCTCCTGGTCGGCATAGCGGTCACCATCCTTCGTGCCAAGCTGAGGCAGAGCATCGTGGCGGCCGTGGGCGTCATGTTCAGCATCACCATGTTCGTGACATTGCTGGGCTTCATGAACGGGCTGAACGATATGCTCGACGGCCTCATCCTCAACCGCACGCCTCATGTGCGCTTGTACAATGAGCTGAAGGCGACCCCCGAACAGCCGATCGAGCGCAGCATCGGCGATACCACGGTGCACCATTTCATCCGTTCGGTGAAGCCGAAGAGCGAACTCCCCAAGCTGCGCAACGCCGTTGGCATCATGCGCACGCTGGAACAGGACCCGCGCGTGCTCGCCGTATCGCCCCGACTGGTCGCACAGGTCTTTTTTAATGTGGGCACCACCGACCTCAATGCGCAGGTGAGCGGCATAGAGGTGGAACAGGAGGTGCGCTACTACATGTTCGCGGATTACCTCGTACAGGGCGAATCACGCGACCTCGCCACCGGCAACAATGCCGTGGTGCTGGGCAAGGGCCTGGCGGACATGATGGAGGCCAAGGTCGGCGACGTGGTGCAAGTGACCACCGCTTCCGGTGATCGCGCACTGTTGCGCGTGAGCGGCATCTTCCAAAGCGGCATCGCCGAATACGACAAGGTGCAGTGTTACGCGAGCATCAAGACCGTACAGGAGCTCTTGGGCCAACCCAGCAGCTACTACACGGACATCAACGTGAAGTTGAACAACATCCTGGCCGCTCCCGGTGTGGCGAAGGAGCTGGCGCAGCGCTTCGACGTGGATGCGGTGGACATCGAGACGGCCAACGCCCAGTTCGAGACCGGCAGCAAGGTGCGCAGCACCATCAGCTATGCGGTGGGCGTGGTGCTGCTCATCGTTGCGGGCTTCGGCATCTACAACATCCTCAACATGCTCATCTATGAGAAGCTCGACACCATCGCCATCCTGAAAGCAACGGGATTCAGCGGTGGTGATGTGCGCAGGATCTTCCTTGCTCTGAGCATGATCATCGGTATCGTTGGCGCGGCGGGTGGGCTGCTCTTCGGGTTCGCACTGCAGAACGTGGTCGACAATATCCCGTTCGTGACGCAAGCACTGCCCACCGTTACCACCTTCCCCATCGACTACGACCCGAAGTACTACGGCATCGCCGTCGTCTTCGCGCTCATCACCACTTGGATCGCCGGTTGGTTCCCGGCGCGAAAGGCCGCGAAGGTGGATCCGGTGGAGATCATCCGAGGAAAATGA
- a CDS encoding RidA family protein, with protein sequence MSSISSNKAPEPVGHYPHARRVGDLLFLSGVGPRERGTKKIPGVELNADGTIASYDIETQVRSVFQNVKWILEDSGSSWEKIVDVTVYLTNMKDDFPTYNRLWKEYFEKDPPCRTTLEINCLPTPIAIELKVVATV encoded by the coding sequence ATGAGCAGCATCAGCAGCAACAAAGCCCCCGAGCCCGTAGGCCACTACCCGCATGCCCGCCGAGTGGGCGATCTGCTTTTCCTCAGCGGCGTGGGCCCGCGCGAACGCGGCACGAAGAAGATCCCCGGCGTGGAGCTGAACGCCGATGGAACCATCGCCTCCTACGACATCGAAACGCAGGTGCGCAGCGTGTTCCAGAACGTGAAGTGGATCCTGGAGGACAGCGGCAGCAGCTGGGAGAAGATCGTGGACGTGACGGTGTACCTCACGAACATGAAGGATGACTTCCCGACTTACAACCGCTTGTGGAAGGAGTACTTCGAGAAGGACCCGCCGTGCCGCACGACCTTGGAGATCAACTGCCTACCGACGCCGATCGCCATTGAGCTGAAGGTTGTGGCGACTGTTTGA
- a CDS encoding LysE family transporter, which produces MPFVQGLGIGLATALLLGPVFFTLLRAAMEHGFKGGALVAMGIIISDVVALLICASGARVLFGAPLNGQVLALLGGILLFVLGLFYLLKTPRTGPSQVVLRKRDALGLFTSGFLVNFVNPFVFAVWTGLVLHATNAYAAAHDRTWFFVAVLVGILASDLLKAWFAPRLARLLSIKVMTWVHRGIAVLLVVSSARLFWLASLG; this is translated from the coding sequence ATGCCGTTCGTTCAAGGTCTCGGTATTGGACTGGCCACTGCGCTATTGCTGGGTCCGGTGTTCTTCACGCTGCTTCGCGCAGCCATGGAGCATGGGTTCAAAGGCGGGGCATTGGTTGCGATGGGTATCATCATTTCCGATGTCGTGGCTTTGTTGATCTGCGCATCAGGCGCGCGGGTTCTGTTCGGCGCTCCGCTCAATGGCCAGGTGCTCGCACTGCTTGGGGGCATTCTGTTGTTCGTGCTGGGTCTTTTTTATTTGCTGAAGACGCCGCGCACCGGACCTTCTCAAGTTGTGCTTCGCAAACGCGATGCGCTGGGGCTCTTCACCAGCGGCTTCTTGGTCAATTTCGTGAACCCGTTCGTCTTCGCGGTGTGGACGGGACTTGTCCTGCACGCTACCAATGCATACGCCGCGGCACACGACAGGACCTGGTTCTTCGTTGCCGTGCTTGTGGGCATCCTTGCTAGCGACCTATTGAAGGCTTGGTTCGCGCCGCGCCTGGCCCGCTTGCTGTCGATCAAGGTGATGACGTGGGTGCACCGTGGCATCGCTGTACTGCTTGTAGTGTCCAGCGCCAGGTTGTTCTGGCTGGCAAGCCTGGGATGA
- a CDS encoding metal-dependent hydrolase: MDSLTQIVLGAAVGEAVLGRKVGNKAILWGAIAGTIPDLDVLARSLFDPLRANELHRGITHSIFFSAVMAPVLAWWLKRHTASLLSVFTLLVALTFVQSAESMAVRALLLVITAAFILLIFRRRRNEDSGTRKEWTRLFWWSLVTHPLLDCHTTWGTQLFWPLPWKLSWNNIFVVDPLYTVPFMICVGAVMFMRRDRSGQMPGRRRWVNWFGIGISSAYMLFTIVCKRTAVGAIAASLERQHIAYTDFSTRPTPFNSILWTVNVDAGDHFLLAYHSLLDTKPEVEFVRVEKGLENLGPWTGHEKVRRLEVLADHNFVVRLKGDTIVFNDLRFGQMGEPAPDKPFVFSYLLIPDGDDLRVALIPPGPPKGEDFGSLMKELWARVKGE, translated from the coding sequence ATGGACTCCCTGACACAGATCGTCCTGGGCGCAGCCGTTGGTGAAGCCGTGCTCGGTCGGAAAGTCGGGAACAAGGCCATCCTCTGGGGCGCCATCGCAGGCACCATCCCCGACCTCGATGTGCTGGCCCGCTCGCTCTTCGATCCGCTGCGTGCCAACGAACTGCACCGCGGCATTACGCACTCCATCTTCTTCAGCGCGGTGATGGCACCCGTGCTGGCCTGGTGGCTCAAACGGCACACGGCATCACTGTTGTCGGTTTTCACATTGTTGGTGGCGCTCACGTTCGTGCAGAGCGCGGAGAGCATGGCCGTGCGCGCCCTGCTGCTCGTCATCACCGCGGCCTTCATCCTGCTCATCTTCCGCAGAAGGCGCAACGAGGACAGCGGCACGCGCAAGGAGTGGACGCGACTGTTCTGGTGGAGCCTCGTAACGCACCCGCTGCTCGACTGCCACACCACCTGGGGCACGCAGCTCTTCTGGCCGTTGCCGTGGAAGTTGAGCTGGAACAACATCTTCGTGGTGGACCCGCTCTACACCGTGCCGTTCATGATCTGCGTGGGCGCGGTGATGTTCATGCGGCGCGATAGATCCGGGCAAATGCCCGGACGGCGCCGATGGGTCAACTGGTTCGGCATCGGGATCAGTTCCGCATACATGCTCTTCACCATCGTTTGCAAACGCACGGCCGTTGGGGCCATTGCAGCATCGCTGGAGCGGCAGCACATCGCGTACACGGACTTCTCCACCAGGCCCACGCCCTTCAACAGCATCCTTTGGACGGTGAACGTGGATGCCGGGGACCACTTCCTCCTGGCCTACCATTCATTGCTCGATACCAAGCCCGAAGTGGAATTCGTGCGTGTGGAAAAGGGCTTGGAAAACCTGGGACCCTGGACCGGTCACGAGAAGGTGCGGCGCCTTGAAGTCCTTGCCGATCACAACTTCGTCGTTCGGCTGAAGGGCGACACCATCGTCTTCAACGACCTGCGTTTCGGGCAGATGGGCGAACCCGCACCGGACAAACCCTTCGTGTTCTCCTACCTGCTGATCCCGGACGGTGACGATCTGCGCGTGGCCTTGATCCCCCCCGGCCCGCCGAAGGGCGAAGACTTCGGAAGCCTGATGAAGGAGCTCTGGGCTCGTGTGAAAGGGGAATGA
- a CDS encoding DUF1761 domain-containing protein: MQVNWLVQLLAALVPMLVGMIWYNPKVFGTAWMNAAGMTDEKIKGANMPVIYGISLVMAFLFGLAYKILADHGTMFDAFFRPVMEHGMGIDATTAFGTELKGHIDAYVARYSSWTHGLAHSVILSVVVVLPIIVTNALFERKSFKYMMVNWGYWAVTIALMFMVVAQFG, encoded by the coding sequence ATGCAAGTCAACTGGCTCGTTCAACTGCTCGCGGCCCTGGTGCCGATGCTCGTCGGTATGATATGGTACAACCCCAAGGTCTTCGGCACCGCTTGGATGAACGCGGCCGGAATGACCGATGAGAAGATCAAAGGCGCCAATATGCCGGTGATCTACGGTATCAGCTTGGTCATGGCCTTCTTGTTCGGGCTCGCGTACAAGATCTTAGCGGACCACGGCACCATGTTCGATGCGTTCTTCAGGCCGGTGATGGAGCACGGCATGGGCATCGATGCGACCACGGCGTTCGGGACTGAACTGAAGGGGCATATCGATGCGTACGTGGCCCGCTACAGCAGCTGGACCCACGGTCTTGCCCATAGCGTCATCCTCTCTGTTGTCGTGGTGCTGCCCATCATCGTCACCAACGCGCTGTTCGAGCGCAAGTCGTTCAAGTACATGATGGTGAACTGGGGTTACTGGGCCGTGACGATCGCCCTCATGTTCATGGTGGTGGCCCAGTTCGGCTGA
- a CDS encoding T9SS type A sorting domain-containing protein codes for MKQLSTLVLFALVATSNAQSWTYVGSACALPSGSAEMEFRSDGSAVAVSFEPFGLSVREWDGSAWSALPVPTDVTGLIGGFDLEIHADEVYLAVSNTALKVYRLDAGLWTALGSGISGTWSTNYDFLIMDNGTPVVVHGTDGRVLTFDGAAWNLSYTLPQGVFPDLNLYGITGDHTVGCTVTNQLVYVVSVQNRQFMRALDGGTETMVGDTITPHAPFTPYQSNIFRNGGGALFVTMQAFGGTPFIKTLNGASWTQFGDSTNSQLGGGNMLLAFRSATHPVLGNSGSIGKRVYAVDGATSTFNALDTLSHAGFAQLTDLDVDPTDGSVHATFNCLPTAAVMKYSGSSGIADHALGNSLQVFPNPANDRLTVALGSAFTSGSGTIELVDGTGRSVFTERVPVLSPAYTIHLASGFSDGMYLVVVRVNGDVPRTARILVQR; via the coding sequence ATGAAGCAGCTCTCCACGCTCGTCCTGTTCGCACTCGTCGCCACCAGCAACGCCCAAAGCTGGACCTATGTGGGCAGCGCTTGCGCATTGCCCTCCGGCTCGGCGGAGATGGAATTCCGCAGCGACGGCAGCGCCGTGGCCGTCAGCTTCGAGCCCTTCGGCTTGAGCGTGCGCGAGTGGGACGGATCGGCGTGGAGCGCCTTGCCCGTACCAACCGACGTGACCGGTCTGATCGGTGGTTTCGATCTGGAGATCCATGCGGATGAAGTGTACCTCGCCGTGAGCAACACCGCGCTGAAAGTGTACCGCCTGGACGCTGGCTTATGGACCGCGCTCGGTAGCGGCATCTCCGGCACCTGGTCCACGAACTACGATTTCTTGATCATGGACAACGGTACGCCCGTGGTGGTGCATGGTACCGATGGCCGGGTGCTCACCTTCGATGGCGCGGCGTGGAACCTGAGCTACACCCTGCCCCAGGGCGTCTTCCCCGATCTCAACCTCTACGGCATCACCGGCGACCATACCGTAGGCTGCACCGTTACGAACCAGCTCGTGTACGTGGTCTCCGTGCAGAACCGCCAGTTCATGCGTGCGCTCGACGGCGGCACCGAAACGATGGTGGGCGATACCATCACGCCGCATGCGCCCTTCACGCCATACCAGAGCAACATCTTCCGCAATGGCGGCGGTGCGCTCTTCGTCACCATGCAAGCATTCGGCGGAACGCCTTTCATCAAAACGCTCAATGGCGCTTCGTGGACGCAGTTCGGCGACAGCACCAACTCACAGCTCGGCGGCGGCAACATGCTGCTCGCCTTCCGCAGTGCTACGCATCCGGTCCTCGGCAACTCCGGCAGCATCGGCAAACGCGTGTACGCGGTGGATGGGGCCACCAGCACGTTCAATGCGCTGGACACCCTGAGCCATGCCGGCTTCGCCCAGCTCACCGACCTGGACGTGGACCCCACGGATGGCAGCGTGCATGCCACGTTCAACTGCCTGCCCACAGCGGCCGTCATGAAGTACAGCGGCTCTTCCGGTATCGCCGACCATGCTCTCGGCAACAGCTTGCAGGTTTTCCCGAATCCGGCCAATGACCGCCTCACCGTCGCTTTGGGCAGTGCCTTCACCAGTGGTTCGGGCACGATCGAGTTGGTCGATGGGACCGGTCGCAGCGTGTTCACGGAGCGCGTACCGGTGCTGAGCCCTGCGTACACGATCCACCTTGCCTCCGGATTTTCGGATGGCATGTATCTGGTGGTTGTGCGCGTCAATGGGGATGTACCGCGGACCGCGCGCATCCTGGTTCAGCGCTGA
- a CDS encoding ABC transporter ATP-binding protein, giving the protein MTTPNILDVRKVSKSFHDPVTVPVLKDVSLAVKRGEFVSITGKSGCGKSTLLYVLSTMDTDYEGDVVIDGESTSGLDGSRLAAIRNEKIGFVFQFHYLLPEFSVLKNVMLPALKLGRKSAEEIEADAMARLKELEMTDQALKMANQLSGGQKQRVAIARALINDPLIIMGDEPTGNLDKRNSEIVFGMFEHIAHEHKRSLLIVTHDNDFAARTHRNIVMEDGRVVA; this is encoded by the coding sequence ATGACCACCCCGAACATCCTCGATGTACGGAAGGTGAGCAAGTCCTTCCACGATCCGGTGACCGTGCCGGTGCTGAAGGACGTGTCCCTGGCGGTGAAACGCGGCGAGTTCGTGAGCATCACCGGCAAGAGCGGCTGCGGCAAGAGCACGCTGCTCTACGTCCTCAGTACGATGGATACCGACTACGAGGGCGATGTGGTGATCGATGGGGAGAGCACCAGCGGCCTTGACGGGTCGCGGCTGGCCGCCATCCGGAATGAGAAGATCGGCTTCGTCTTCCAGTTCCACTACCTGCTGCCGGAATTCAGCGTGCTCAAGAACGTGATGCTGCCCGCCCTGAAGCTGGGTCGGAAGAGCGCCGAGGAGATCGAGGCCGATGCCATGGCGCGCTTGAAGGAGCTGGAGATGACCGATCAGGCTTTGAAGATGGCCAACCAGTTGAGCGGCGGGCAGAAGCAGCGCGTGGCCATCGCCCGTGCGCTCATCAACGATCCGCTCATCATCATGGGCGATGAACCCACAGGCAACCTGGACAAGCGCAACTCGGAGATCGTCTTCGGCATGTTCGAGCACATCGCCCACGAGCACAAGCGCAGCCTGCTCATCGTCACGCACGACAACGACTTCGCCGCGCGCACGCACCGCAACATCGTTATGGAGGATGGGAGGGTGGTGGCGTGA
- a CDS encoding response regulator transcription factor, with translation MNKEATRIWLADDHALVLDGLELVLGTRPDLRVLGRSTNGDELLAALRMKDIRLVITDLRMPGGTDGLELMTRIKQEHPQVRVIVVSMSDELEIVHRLFLAEVDGYILKNSGKDELLAAIDDVLDDRIHFEKDLLTRILKRQREQAKGHTLPKALSEREREVLDLIMQEFTSKQIAEKLFISKQTVDTHRLHIMEKTGARTLVGLIKYAVASGLA, from the coding sequence ATGAACAAGGAGGCAACGCGCATCTGGCTCGCGGATGATCATGCGCTGGTGTTGGACGGGCTGGAACTCGTACTTGGAACACGTCCCGATCTGCGTGTGCTGGGGCGTTCCACCAACGGTGACGAACTGCTCGCTGCCTTGCGCATGAAGGACATTCGGTTGGTCATCACCGACCTGCGCATGCCCGGCGGTACGGACGGCCTGGAACTGATGACGCGCATAAAACAAGAGCATCCGCAGGTGCGCGTGATCGTGGTGAGCATGAGCGACGAACTGGAAATCGTGCATCGCCTCTTCCTCGCCGAAGTGGACGGCTACATCCTGAAGAACTCCGGCAAGGATGAACTGCTCGCGGCCATCGACGATGTGCTGGATGACCGCATCCATTTCGAGAAGGACCTGCTCACCCGCATCCTGAAACGGCAGCGCGAGCAGGCCAAGGGCCATACCCTTCCCAAGGCGCTGAGCGAACGCGAACGCGAAGTTCTCGACCTGATCATGCAGGAATTCACCAGCAAGCAGATCGCGGAGAAGCTCTTCATCAGCAAGCAAACGGTGGACACCCATCGCCTGCACATCATGGAGAAGACCGGCGCGCGCACCCTGGTGGGCCTTATCAAGTACGCGGTGGCCAGCGGTCTCGCCTGA
- a CDS encoding sensor histidine kinase, with protein sequence MTRCWMLVPVLLACIGARATDRTRADSLFRVGDYAGVLQEYLTELEQAERVNDDLSRAQATMRVGRAHYYLRHKDEARSWFARAITIAQGIGADTLVAKCQRNMGAVLWEQGRIDSARYYLERAEPVLLRQDNASELATFYGILFELRFRAEKDTVEGERLAHLGERYARRTGDPERIAFALMKRGILLMETGRCEESLDIFREGEELYERGGHLEGRMYALSSLANAMGLCGRAVECMMLYRQHNILRDSLFNARTADRAAHYQAIFDTQQKEIENLALRERNQRIIGAGVLSVLLVGFLSFVVYKRRELQRQRMHALRLREEQLQRFREVVGAQETERARIAADLHDGIGHQLGAIKLSTSVLHGRDEREQTILDKSRAMIDDAARDVRQVSHRLMPRSLEDLGLVPALRELAERLSTSGTVRVLFTSASEDIPLDEAVRIALYRIAQEVTNNMLKHAQAQEIRILLEREQALRMTITDDGRGFDTAELERSDGLGWRNVHARLELIGGRLHLRSAPGEGTSVQVEVPMNATDR encoded by the coding sequence ATGACCCGCTGTTGGATGCTTGTACCGGTGCTACTTGCATGCATCGGCGCGCGGGCGACCGACCGCACACGCGCGGACAGCCTTTTCCGCGTTGGCGACTATGCCGGTGTCCTGCAGGAATACCTGACCGAACTAGAGCAGGCCGAACGCGTCAACGATGACCTGTCGCGCGCGCAGGCCACCATGCGCGTAGGCCGCGCGCACTACTACCTGCGGCACAAGGACGAGGCCCGCAGCTGGTTCGCTCGTGCCATCACGATCGCGCAAGGCATCGGCGCCGATACCCTGGTCGCGAAATGCCAGCGCAACATGGGCGCCGTTCTCTGGGAACAAGGCCGCATTGATTCCGCACGTTACTACCTGGAGCGGGCCGAACCCGTTCTGCTGCGGCAGGACAACGCCTCGGAACTGGCCACCTTCTACGGCATCCTTTTCGAGCTGCGCTTCCGAGCGGAGAAGGACACTGTGGAAGGCGAACGTTTGGCGCACCTGGGCGAACGGTATGCGCGCCGCACCGGCGACCCGGAGCGCATCGCCTTCGCGCTGATGAAGCGCGGCATCCTGCTGATGGAGACCGGCCGTTGTGAAGAGAGCCTGGACATCTTCCGCGAAGGCGAGGAATTGTACGAGCGCGGCGGTCACCTCGAAGGCCGCATGTACGCCCTATCGAGCCTGGCCAACGCCATGGGCCTCTGCGGCCGTGCCGTGGAGTGCATGATGCTCTACCGCCAGCACAACATCCTGCGCGATTCGCTCTTCAACGCGCGCACCGCCGACCGCGCCGCGCACTACCAGGCGATCTTCGACACGCAGCAGAAGGAGATCGAGAACCTGGCCCTGCGCGAGCGCAATCAACGCATCATTGGTGCGGGTGTGCTCAGCGTGCTGCTCGTGGGTTTTCTCTCCTTCGTTGTGTACAAGCGCCGCGAGCTGCAGCGCCAACGCATGCATGCGCTTCGCTTGCGCGAAGAACAGTTGCAGCGCTTCCGCGAGGTGGTGGGCGCGCAGGAGACTGAACGTGCGCGCATCGCGGCGGATCTGCACGATGGCATCGGTCACCAGCTCGGCGCCATCAAGCTCAGCACCTCCGTCCTGCACGGTCGCGATGAACGGGAACAAACCATACTGGACAAGTCGCGCGCGATGATCGACGATGCCGCGCGCGACGTGCGGCAGGTGTCCCACCGGCTGATGCCGCGCTCCCTGGAAGACCTGGGTCTGGTACCCGCTCTGCGCGAACTCGCGGAACGTTTGAGCACCAGCGGCACGGTGCGCGTGCTTTTCACCAGTGCTTCGGAAGACATCCCGCTGGATGAAGCGGTCCGCATCGCGCTCTATCGGATCGCGCAAGAGGTGACGAACAATATGCTGAAGCACGCGCAGGCGCAGGAGATCAGGATCCTGCTGGAGCGCGAACAAGCCCTGCGTATGACCATCACCGATGATGGTCGTGGCTTCGACACGGCCGAACTGGAGCGCAGCGATGGGCTCGGTTGGCGCAATGTTCACGCACGGCTTGAATTGATCGGTGGCCGCTTGCACCTTCGCTCCGCACCCGGCGAAGGCACCAGTGTGCAGGTGGAAGTACCCATGAACGCTACGGACCGATGA
- a CDS encoding efflux RND transporter periplasmic adaptor subunit: protein MIRSWKGGAAVLFVLASCGNDRETTKPTVGPIAESVYASGVVKAAGQYQVFPTATGQVVALLVREGDTVKAGTPLLRIDDRSTSASARSASAQVRLLEQNASDNGPVLAQLRESLEQARDRFGVDSANYERQKTLWAQQIGSKSELEQRELAYNTSRAAVTRAAKALTETRDRLRTELEVARNNAAISAAGNDDRSPASLIDGIVYDLLVEPGELATPQKAVAVIGSATDLYLELEVDEKDIARVQVGQAVAVTLELYDEAFDATVTRIIPLMDPRSRTFTVEARFVKAPPKLFPNITAEANILLQRKERAITIPASYLVDGTHVLTNADERTEVRIGLRDPGHVEILEGIDSNTVLYKP, encoded by the coding sequence ATGATCCGATCGTGGAAAGGCGGAGCGGCCGTGCTGTTCGTGCTTGCTTCCTGCGGCAACGACCGCGAAACCACCAAGCCCACGGTGGGGCCCATTGCCGAGAGCGTGTATGCCAGCGGTGTGGTGAAAGCCGCTGGGCAGTACCAGGTTTTCCCCACGGCAACGGGACAGGTCGTGGCCTTGCTGGTGAGGGAGGGCGATACGGTGAAGGCCGGGACACCACTGTTGCGCATCGATGACCGCAGCACGAGCGCATCGGCCCGGAGCGCGTCTGCGCAAGTGCGGTTGTTGGAGCAGAACGCATCGGACAACGGCCCGGTGTTGGCGCAACTGCGCGAGTCACTGGAACAGGCCCGCGACCGGTTCGGTGTGGACAGCGCGAACTACGAACGGCAAAAGACGCTGTGGGCGCAGCAGATCGGCAGCAAAAGCGAATTGGAGCAGCGCGAGCTGGCCTACAACACGAGCAGGGCCGCAGTAACGCGCGCTGCCAAAGCGCTAACCGAAACGCGCGACCGCCTGCGCACCGAACTTGAAGTGGCGCGCAACAATGCTGCCATCAGCGCGGCGGGCAACGACGATCGTTCACCTGCTAGCCTCATCGACGGGATCGTTTACGACCTACTGGTAGAGCCGGGCGAGCTGGCCACACCGCAGAAAGCCGTCGCCGTGATCGGCAGCGCAACGGACCTGTACCTGGAGTTGGAGGTGGACGAGAAGGACATCGCCCGGGTTCAGGTGGGGCAGGCTGTAGCCGTGACCCTCGAACTCTACGACGAGGCCTTTGATGCCACGGTCACCCGCATCATTCCCTTGATGGATCCACGCTCGCGCACCTTCACCGTGGAGGCACGTTTCGTGAAGGCGCCGCCCAAGCTCTTCCCCAACATCACGGCCGAAGCGAACATCCTCCTGCAACGGAAGGAGCGCGCCATCACCATCCCTGCGAGTTACCTGGTGGACGGCACACATGTGCTCACCAACGCTGACGAACGCACCGAAGTACGCATCGGCTTGCGCGATCCGGGGCACGTGGAGATCCTCGAAGGCATCGACAGTAACACGGTGCTCTATAAGCCCTGA
- a CDS encoding GNAT family N-acetyltransferase, translating to MLFSCDRVPDLRLSLNESLHMVHREDWNTVARGAGLYLQYDHLLALEDRMNGGMDFRYVIYYGKGNRPVGIACFQVVDLEDRGSAYGDKLCRLGKRVGSHMFEDRRVRCLVAGNVFHAGDHGSHFTEEVTMEQRIATVADTLQRLEKGDPFPTKASALVVKDIVPPQASATPLSPPKGFHLMRTDVNMVMPIDPDWNSLDDYQAALTAKARTRLKNVMKRSETLTVSMLDAAGIKQHTDRSQVLLDNVLARSPFVMGRLNVSVYTDWKRQLGDAFRFLAYELDGALVGFSTAFVNGDTLDAHYVGLDHEHNERHAIYQRMLIDHLVCALQWKSARINFGRTAEQAKSNLGAVPEDMYFLVRHRNHVANKLIGPLLRSVQPSVFELRNPFKRALA from the coding sequence ATGCTTTTCTCTTGTGACCGCGTCCCGGACCTCCGGCTCAGCCTCAACGAATCGTTGCACATGGTGCACCGCGAGGACTGGAACACCGTTGCCCGCGGTGCTGGCCTCTACTTGCAATACGACCACCTGCTCGCCTTGGAGGACCGCATGAACGGCGGCATGGACTTCCGGTATGTGATCTACTACGGAAAAGGGAACCGGCCTGTTGGCATCGCCTGCTTCCAAGTGGTCGATCTCGAAGACCGTGGCAGTGCCTATGGCGACAAGCTCTGCCGCTTGGGCAAGCGCGTGGGCAGCCACATGTTCGAGGATCGGCGGGTGCGCTGCCTCGTTGCCGGCAACGTGTTCCACGCGGGCGACCACGGAAGCCATTTCACCGAGGAGGTCACCATGGAACAGCGCATAGCCACGGTTGCCGACACTCTACAGCGCCTGGAGAAAGGCGATCCGTTCCCCACAAAGGCCAGCGCATTGGTGGTGAAAGACATCGTGCCACCGCAGGCTTCCGCCACGCCGCTCAGCCCCCCCAAGGGTTTCCACCTGATGCGCACGGACGTGAACATGGTGATGCCCATCGACCCCGATTGGAATTCTCTGGACGATTACCAAGCCGCGCTCACTGCCAAAGCGCGCACACGTTTGAAGAACGTGATGAAACGCTCCGAGACCCTCACGGTGAGCATGCTCGATGCAGCCGGGATCAAGCAGCACACAGATCGCTCACAAGTATTGCTGGACAATGTGTTGGCGCGTTCTCCCTTCGTCATGGGGCGGTTGAACGTGTCGGTGTACACGGACTGGAAGCGGCAGTTGGGCGATGCGTTCCGCTTCCTCGCCTATGAGCTCGATGGTGCACTGGTCGGCTTCAGCACGGCGTTCGTCAACGGCGATACGCTCGATGCCCATTACGTGGGACTCGACCACGAACACAACGAGCGTCACGCCATCTACCAGCGCATGCTCATCGACCACTTGGTGTGCGCCCTGCAGTGGAAATCGGCGCGCATCAACTTCGGTCGCACGGCCGAACAAGCGAAGAGCAACCTGGGCGCTGTGCCGGAGGACATGTACTTCCTGGTGCGCCACCGGAACCATGTGGCCAACAAGTTGATCGGCCCGTTGCTGCGGAGCGTTCAACCCAGCGTGTTCGAACTGCGCAACCCGTTCAAACGCGCTCTCGCCTGA